One Bacillus solimangrovi genomic window carries:
- the map gene encoding type I methionyl aminopeptidase — protein sequence MITLKSKREIDLMQKSGMLLASCHKEIGKIIKPGITTLEINDFVEKYLREHGATPEQKGFKGYKYATCSSINDEICHGFPRQEPLKDGDIVTVDMVVNLNGGLSDSAWTYAVGEISEETQNLLDVTRKALDKGIEMAYAGNRIGDIGYAIQSYVEPEGFSVVRDFAAHGIGPTLHEEPQIPHYGEQGKGIRLKEGMVITIEPMINAGKWQSKMDDNGWTARTVDGHLSAQYEHTIAITKNGPIILTEQ from the coding sequence TTGATAACGTTAAAATCTAAGAGAGAAATTGATCTTATGCAAAAATCGGGGATGTTATTGGCATCGTGCCATAAGGAAATAGGTAAAATAATTAAACCAGGTATAACAACTTTAGAGATTAATGATTTTGTTGAGAAATATTTGCGAGAACATGGAGCAACACCAGAGCAAAAAGGGTTTAAAGGTTATAAATATGCTACATGCTCATCAATAAACGATGAGATTTGTCATGGATTTCCGAGGCAGGAGCCTTTAAAAGATGGTGACATCGTAACGGTTGATATGGTCGTGAATTTAAATGGAGGATTATCTGATTCAGCTTGGACTTATGCGGTAGGCGAAATTTCTGAAGAGACTCAAAATTTGCTTGACGTGACACGAAAAGCATTGGATAAAGGGATTGAAATGGCATATGCAGGAAATAGAATTGGAGACATTGGATATGCTATTCAATCTTATGTAGAACCTGAAGGGTTCTCTGTTGTAAGAGATTTTGCAGCTCACGGTATTGGACCAACATTACATGAAGAACCACAAATTCCTCACTATGGTGAACAGGGTAAAGGTATACGACTTAAAGAAGGAATGGTTATTACAATTGAACCGATGATAAATGCAGGTAAGTGGCAAAGTAAAATGGATGATAATGGGTGGACTGCTAGAACTGTTGATGGACATTTATCGGCTCAATATGAACATACAATTGCTATAACGAAAAATGGTCCTATAATTTTAACAGAACAATAA